A single window of Ovis aries strain OAR_USU_Benz2616 breed Rambouillet chromosome 24, ARS-UI_Ramb_v3.0, whole genome shotgun sequence DNA harbors:
- the LOC106991895 gene encoding collagen alpha-2(I) chain-like, protein MGTIPPPPETKREPLPARGSRQEKAPNGTSWRGSRRRASRDPTSGSLLTSPPRTPPQGDPRLGVTASPCPRNFGERRGAPRAGGRGSEPGLGPAAASRPTFGAAGRSGGVSGCGGQPPRAAAAAAPARDKRPRPAGPEGALWTPLPSLRAPGRGEPGACAQAEGGPAGPGVQGGHGDPPKPALLSPRPQTARGSAPWVAVPGRPVPASQRRATAGAEGQSPRRSPSAVPRSARPAPPPAAPPGRSPGVGGRGCGGAPRALGACLRRSAGRRARRGLLTPGPRRRRRRRRARASRGSSAALWRSLALVPALTPTSAAGRPQPRPAEAPGRVPVSVAPRGAQSRPRLKPPRRPPED, encoded by the exons ATGGGGAccatccccccgcccccagagACCAAGAGAGAGCCCCTTCCGGCCCGCGGCTCCAGGCAGGAGAAGGCACCAAACGGAACCAGCTGGAGGGGATCCCGCCGCCGCGCTAGCCGAGACCCGACTTCGGgctccctcctcacctccccaccccgAACCCCACCCCAGGGGGACCCGAGACTCGGGGTCACGGCCTCCCCTTGCCCAAGAAACTTCGGGGAGCGGAGGGGGG CTCCAAGAGCCGGAGGCCGAGGGTCCGAGCCTGGCTTGGGTCCCGCCGCCGCGTCCCGGCCCACGTTCGGGGCTGCGGGTCGGAGTGGGGGCGTTTCGGGGTGTGGGGGGCAGCCCCcccgagccgccgccgccgccgcgccggcTCGCGACAaacggccccgccccgccgggcCAGAAGGGGCGCTGTGGACGCCGCTACCTTCGCTCCGTGCGCCCGGCCGGGGCGAGCCAGGCGCCTGCGCGCAGGCCGAGGGCGGCCCGGCCGGCCCGGGGGTGCAGGGGGGACACGGGGACCCCCCCAAGCCAGCCCTCCTATCGCCCCGGCCTCAAACGGCCCGCGGCTCCGCTCCGTGGGTCGCCGTCCCCGGACGCCCGGTGCCCGCCTCCCAGCGCCGGGCTACGGCGGGCGCCGAGGGCCAATCCCCGCGCCGCTCGCCCTCCGCCGTCCCGCGCTCTGCCCGGCCTGCTCCCCCGCCGGCCGCGCCGCCCGGCCGGAGCCCCGGCGTGGGGGGTAGGGGCTGCGGGGGCGCTCCAAGGGCGCTCGGAGCCTGTCTCCGTCGCTCCGCGGGCCGCCGCGCCCGCAGAGGCCTCCTCACGCCCGGGCCCcgccggcgccgccgccgccgccgcgcgcgcGCCTCCCGGGGCAGTTCCGCCGCCCTCTGGCGCAGCCTCGCCCTGGTCCCCGCACTTACCCCGACCTCGGCGGCCGGCCGCCCGCAGCCCCGGCCCGCAGAGGCCCCCGGCCGAGTCCCCGTCTCCGTCGCGCCGCGCGGCGCGCAGTCCCGCCCCCGCTTAAAGCCGCCGCGCCGGCCGCCCGAGGACTAG